One segment of Carya illinoinensis cultivar Pawnee chromosome 1, C.illinoinensisPawnee_v1, whole genome shotgun sequence DNA contains the following:
- the LOC122279536 gene encoding myb family transcription factor PHL6-like isoform X1, whose translation MRVGLPSKTMNHNIFISTKQSEATKRVTQSYYATVSPICNFSTVESEGRCLLASECSSSRPSPFIRTESLSSTCTQAFTVQPQKYRSESGQNSPSPGSHDQNSKSTFSRSSLFCSSLYQSSSSSSETHRQLGKLPFLPNPLSCNQSVVSAANSTKTPLLFSKDMDDQYDEEHSEAFMTNFLNLPGDASDGSLHGVNCANDSLALTEQMELHFLPDELHMAITDHGESPRLDEIYETQPASSKNSKPAIALTCNQGCLSELPTLDEESSLPSPGSATLHKPRMRWTPELHECFVEAVNKIDGAEKATPKGVLKLMNVKGLTIYHVKSHLQKYRLAKYMPEKNEEKASASEEKKAASTSNESDGRRKGSIQITEALRMQVEVQKQLHEQLEVQRDLQLRMEEHARYLQKILEVQQKAGIALISPQTMSSLTNPCQDSKLCPSASVGSSPPLPAKSKIGSISPLSSKYKSTESGDSKSQPCSKRLRLEEKQESGSDKATVRLGDAVP comes from the exons ATGAGGGTTGGGCTGCCATCTAAGACCATGAATCACAATATTTTCATATCTACCAAACAAAGTGAGGCTACCAAAAGAGTCACACAGTCATATTATGCTACCGTCTCTCCAATATGCAATTTTTCGACTGTGGAATCAGAAGGCAGATGTTTATTGGCTAGTGAATGTTCATCTTCACGTCCATCTCCTTTCATACGAACAGAATCTCTAAGTTCTACTTGTACACAAGCATTCACTGTCCAACCTCAAAAGTATCGTTCAGAATCTGGACAAAATAGTCCTTCTCCTGGTTCTCATGACCAAAATTCTAAAAGCACATTTTCACGTTCATCCTTATTCTGTAGCAGTTTATACCAGTCTTCTTCATCAAGCTCTGAAACCCATCGGCAGCTTGGAAAACTACCTTTTCTTCCAAATCCTCTATCCTGCAACCAGTCCGTTGTTTCTGCAGCTAATTCAACAAAAACTCCATTGCTTTTCAGTAAGGATATGGATGATCAATATGATGAGGAGCATTCAGAGGCTTTTATGACAAACTTCCTTAATTTGCCTGGAGATGCTTCTGACGGTAGCCTTCATGGTGTAAATTGTGCAAATGACAGTCTAGCACTTACTGAGCAAATGGAACTACATTTTTTGCCTGATGAGCTTCACATGGCTATCACTGACCATGGAGAAAGTCCCAGGCTTGAT GAAATTTATGAGACACAGCCAGCTtcatcaaaaaattcaaaaccagCTATAGCATTGACATGCAATCAGGGTTGTCTCTCTGAGTTGCCAACTCTTGATGAAGAATCAAGTCTGCCATCTCCTGGTTCAGCCACTCTGCACAAGCCAAGAATGAGATGGACACCTGAGCTCCATGAATGCTTTGTGGAGGCTGTCAACAAAATTGATGGGGCTGAAA AGGCTACTCCAAAGGGTGTGTTGAAGCTTATGAATGTCAAAGGCCTGACCATCTATCATGTGAAAAGCCACTTACAG AAATACCGTCTTGCGAAGTATATGCCAGAGAAAAATGAAG AGAAGGCTTCTGCCtctgaagaaaagaaagcagcTTCAACTAGCAATGAAAGTGATGGACGTAGAAAAGG GAGCATTCAAATCACAGAGGCTCTGCGCATGCAAGTGGAGGTTCAGAAGCAGCTGCATGAACAACTTGAG GTCCAACGGGACCTTCAGTTACGCATGGAGGAACACGCAAGGTACTTGCAAAAGATCTTGGAGGTACAACAGAAAGCTGGCATTGCCTTGATTTCTCCTCAAACCATGTCTTCACTGACTAACCCATGCCAAGATTCTAAACTGTGTCCTTCTGCGTCCGTTGGTTCGTCACCCCCACTTCCTGCCAAATCCAAAATTGGTTCAATTTCACCTCTATCATCCAAGTATAAATCTACTGAAAGTGGTGATTCAAAGTCACAACCATGCTCAAAAAGGCTTCGTCTGGAAGAGAAACAAGAGTCAGGTTCGGATAAGGCCACAGTTAGACTTGGAGATGCTGTGCCATGA
- the LOC122279536 gene encoding myb family transcription factor PHL6-like isoform X2, protein MRVGLPSKTMNHNIFISTKQSEATKRVTQSYYATVSPICNFSTVESEGRCLLASECSSSRPSPFIRTESLSSTCTQAFTVQPQKYRSESGQNSPSPGSHDQNSKSTFSRSSLFCSSLYQSSSSSSETHRQLGKLPFLPNPLSCNQSVVSAANSTKTPLLFSKDMDDQYDEEHSEAFMTNFLNLPGDASDGSLHGVNCANDSLALTEQMELHFLPDELHMAITDHGESPRLDEIYETQPASSKNSKPAIALTCNQGCLSELPTLDEESSLPSPGSATLHKPRMRWTPELHECFVEAVNKIDGAESYSKGCVEAYECQRPDHLSCEKPLTEKASASEEKKAASTSNESDGRRKGSIQITEALRMQVEVQKQLHEQLEVQRDLQLRMEEHARYLQKILEVQQKAGIALISPQTMSSLTNPCQDSKLCPSASVGSSPPLPAKSKIGSISPLSSKYKSTESGDSKSQPCSKRLRLEEKQESGSDKATVRLGDAVP, encoded by the exons ATGAGGGTTGGGCTGCCATCTAAGACCATGAATCACAATATTTTCATATCTACCAAACAAAGTGAGGCTACCAAAAGAGTCACACAGTCATATTATGCTACCGTCTCTCCAATATGCAATTTTTCGACTGTGGAATCAGAAGGCAGATGTTTATTGGCTAGTGAATGTTCATCTTCACGTCCATCTCCTTTCATACGAACAGAATCTCTAAGTTCTACTTGTACACAAGCATTCACTGTCCAACCTCAAAAGTATCGTTCAGAATCTGGACAAAATAGTCCTTCTCCTGGTTCTCATGACCAAAATTCTAAAAGCACATTTTCACGTTCATCCTTATTCTGTAGCAGTTTATACCAGTCTTCTTCATCAAGCTCTGAAACCCATCGGCAGCTTGGAAAACTACCTTTTCTTCCAAATCCTCTATCCTGCAACCAGTCCGTTGTTTCTGCAGCTAATTCAACAAAAACTCCATTGCTTTTCAGTAAGGATATGGATGATCAATATGATGAGGAGCATTCAGAGGCTTTTATGACAAACTTCCTTAATTTGCCTGGAGATGCTTCTGACGGTAGCCTTCATGGTGTAAATTGTGCAAATGACAGTCTAGCACTTACTGAGCAAATGGAACTACATTTTTTGCCTGATGAGCTTCACATGGCTATCACTGACCATGGAGAAAGTCCCAGGCTTGAT GAAATTTATGAGACACAGCCAGCTtcatcaaaaaattcaaaaccagCTATAGCATTGACATGCAATCAGGGTTGTCTCTCTGAGTTGCCAACTCTTGATGAAGAATCAAGTCTGCCATCTCCTGGTTCAGCCACTCTGCACAAGCCAAGAATGAGATGGACACCTGAGCTCCATGAATGCTTTGTGGAGGCTGTCAACAAAATTGATGGGGCTGAAA GCTACTCCAAAGGGTGTGTTGAAGCTTATGAATGTCAAAGGCCTGACCATCTATCATGTGAAAAGCCACTTACAG AGAAGGCTTCTGCCtctgaagaaaagaaagcagcTTCAACTAGCAATGAAAGTGATGGACGTAGAAAAGG GAGCATTCAAATCACAGAGGCTCTGCGCATGCAAGTGGAGGTTCAGAAGCAGCTGCATGAACAACTTGAG GTCCAACGGGACCTTCAGTTACGCATGGAGGAACACGCAAGGTACTTGCAAAAGATCTTGGAGGTACAACAGAAAGCTGGCATTGCCTTGATTTCTCCTCAAACCATGTCTTCACTGACTAACCCATGCCAAGATTCTAAACTGTGTCCTTCTGCGTCCGTTGGTTCGTCACCCCCACTTCCTGCCAAATCCAAAATTGGTTCAATTTCACCTCTATCATCCAAGTATAAATCTACTGAAAGTGGTGATTCAAAGTCACAACCATGCTCAAAAAGGCTTCGTCTGGAAGAGAAACAAGAGTCAGGTTCGGATAAGGCCACAGTTAGACTTGGAGATGCTGTGCCATGA
- the LOC122279536 gene encoding myb family transcription factor PHL6-like isoform X3, protein MRVGLPSKTMNHNIFISTKQSEATKRVTQSYYATVSPICNFSTVESEGRCLLASECSSSRPSPFIRTESLSSTCTQAFTVQPQKYRSESGQNSPSPGSHDQNSKSTFSRSSLFCSSLYQSSSSSSETHRQLGKLPFLPNPLSCNQSVVSAANSTKTPLLFSKDMDDQYDEEHSEAFMTNFLNLPGDASDGSLHGVNCANDSLALTEQMELHFLPDELHMAITDHGESPRLDEIYETQPASSKNSKPAIALTCNQGCLSELPTLDEESSLPSPGSATLHKPRMRWTPELHECFVEAVNKIDGAEKATPKGVLKLMNVKGLTIYHVKSHLQKYRLAKYMPEKNEEKASASEEKKAASTSNESDGRRKGSIQITEALRMQVEVQKQLHEQLELCNVARSFHHLWCTSFMVCNVTYFLYPRTGPTGPSVTHGGTRKVLAKDLGGTTESWHCLDFSSNHVFTD, encoded by the exons ATGAGGGTTGGGCTGCCATCTAAGACCATGAATCACAATATTTTCATATCTACCAAACAAAGTGAGGCTACCAAAAGAGTCACACAGTCATATTATGCTACCGTCTCTCCAATATGCAATTTTTCGACTGTGGAATCAGAAGGCAGATGTTTATTGGCTAGTGAATGTTCATCTTCACGTCCATCTCCTTTCATACGAACAGAATCTCTAAGTTCTACTTGTACACAAGCATTCACTGTCCAACCTCAAAAGTATCGTTCAGAATCTGGACAAAATAGTCCTTCTCCTGGTTCTCATGACCAAAATTCTAAAAGCACATTTTCACGTTCATCCTTATTCTGTAGCAGTTTATACCAGTCTTCTTCATCAAGCTCTGAAACCCATCGGCAGCTTGGAAAACTACCTTTTCTTCCAAATCCTCTATCCTGCAACCAGTCCGTTGTTTCTGCAGCTAATTCAACAAAAACTCCATTGCTTTTCAGTAAGGATATGGATGATCAATATGATGAGGAGCATTCAGAGGCTTTTATGACAAACTTCCTTAATTTGCCTGGAGATGCTTCTGACGGTAGCCTTCATGGTGTAAATTGTGCAAATGACAGTCTAGCACTTACTGAGCAAATGGAACTACATTTTTTGCCTGATGAGCTTCACATGGCTATCACTGACCATGGAGAAAGTCCCAGGCTTGAT GAAATTTATGAGACACAGCCAGCTtcatcaaaaaattcaaaaccagCTATAGCATTGACATGCAATCAGGGTTGTCTCTCTGAGTTGCCAACTCTTGATGAAGAATCAAGTCTGCCATCTCCTGGTTCAGCCACTCTGCACAAGCCAAGAATGAGATGGACACCTGAGCTCCATGAATGCTTTGTGGAGGCTGTCAACAAAATTGATGGGGCTGAAA AGGCTACTCCAAAGGGTGTGTTGAAGCTTATGAATGTCAAAGGCCTGACCATCTATCATGTGAAAAGCCACTTACAG AAATACCGTCTTGCGAAGTATATGCCAGAGAAAAATGAAG AGAAGGCTTCTGCCtctgaagaaaagaaagcagcTTCAACTAGCAATGAAAGTGATGGACGTAGAAAAGG GAGCATTCAAATCACAGAGGCTCTGCGCATGCAAGTGGAGGTTCAGAAGCAGCTGCATGAACAACTTGAG TTGTGTAATGTAGCCAGAAGCTTTCATCATCTATGGTGCACTAGCTTTATGGTCTGCAATGTAACTTATTTTCTATATCCTCGCACAGGTCCAACGGGACCTTCAGTTACGCATGGAGGAACACGCAAGGTACTTGCAAAAGATCTTGGAGGTACAACAGAAAGCTGGCATTGCCTTGATTTCTCCTCAAACCATGTCTTCACTGACTAA